Proteins from a genomic interval of Heteronotia binoei isolate CCM8104 ecotype False Entrance Well chromosome 5, APGP_CSIRO_Hbin_v1, whole genome shotgun sequence:
- the LOC132571668 gene encoding antigen peptide transporter 1-like, producing MKPGLMVPCAWIPAVALLDFLALRLAWLGLQPPWGSPLLLCWASALVRCPVLTLSAYALGCRQGHGLPRALRDALMPAAALLSFLVPCFATLQYLLLPDGGAAELAHSWGRADVFALSYLVVGATAYLWHLQEPPGQGESRERPSASLGRLLACMRPDVLRFVVIACLVVVSSLGEMAVPYYTGRVTDWIVTKAGSSVFERALWMMSLLTVGRVLLSCYPNVQKAVGSSEKIFEYMDRAPRIRPSGTLAPPDLRGHIVLQDVWFSYPDRDDTLVLKGVTLELRPGTVTALVGPSGSGKSTVVALLARFYDPERGRVTLDGRDLQEYEHHFLHRKVALVSQSPVLFARSLHGNIAYGLGERSLEEVRQAAQRAGVHQFIDGLSRSYDTDAGETGGQISGGQRQGVAIARALIRDPRVLILDDATSSLDMESQQQVEREIYESPSRASRSVLLISHRLRTVERADCILVMEEGQIQEQGTHQQLLRKRGAYWQLLQTQQNGAEGQRQQSREWASVADALSPSL from the exons ATGAAACCCGGCCTGATGGTGCCCTGCGCCTGGATCCCGGCGGTGGCGCTTCTGGACTTCCTCGCCCTGCGCCTGGCGTGGCTGGGGCTGCAGCCGCCTTGGGGGAGCCCCTTGCTGCTCTGCTGGGCCTCTGCCCTGGTGCGGTGCCCGGTGCTGACTCTCTCGGCTTATGCCCTGGGCTGCCGCCAAGGGCACGGGCTCCCCCGGGCGCTGCGAGACGCCCTGATGCCCGCCGCTGCCCTCCTCAGCTTCCTGGTGCCCTGTTTTGCCACGCTGCAATACCTGCTCCTGCCTGACGGGGGCGCCGCGGAGCTGGCGCACAGCTGGGGCAGAGCAGATGTGTTTGCCCTCAGCTACCTGGTGGTGGGAGCCACCGCCTACCTGTGGCATCTCCAGGAGCCCCCCGGCCAAGGAGAGAGCCGGGAGAGACCCTCGGCTTCCTTGGGCCGCCTGCTGGCCTGCATGAGGCCGGATGTGCTGCGGTTCGTGGTCATTGCCTGTCTCGTGGTGGTCTCCTCTTTGG gggagatggCCGTCCCCTACTACACAGGACGTGTGACTGACTGGATCGTGACCAAGGCCGGCTCTTCTGTCTTTGAGAGAGCGCTTTGGATGATGTCTCTCCTCACGGTGGGCAGG GTCCTCCTCTCGTGTTATCCAAATGTGCAAAAAGCCGTTGGATCTTCTGAGAAGATTTTCGAATACATGGACCGGGCACCCCGCATCCGCCCTTCAGGGACACTGGCGCCCCCAGATCTACGGGGACACATCGTCTTGCAGGACGTCTGGTTCTCCTACCCAGACCGGGATGATACTCTGGTGCTGAAG GGTGTGACCCTGGAGCTGCGCCCTGGCACAGTGACTGCACTGGTCGGCCCATCGGGATCTGGAAAGAGCACCGTGGTGGCGCTGCTGGCACGATTCTATGATCCGGAGCGAGGACGGGTGACCCTGGATGGGAGAGACCTGCAGGAATATGAGCATCACTTCCTGCATCGTAAG GTGGCGCTGGTGAGCCAGAGCCCGGTGCTGTTTGCGCGATCGCTGCACGGGAACATTGCTTATGGACTGGGAGAGCGGAGTCTGGAGGAGGTGAGGCAGGCGGCCCAGAGAGCTGGGGTACACCAATTCATTGATGGGCTGAGCCGCAGCTACGACACAG ATGCCGGGGAAACGGGGGGCCAGATCTCTGGGGGGCAGAGACAGGGCGTGGCCATTGCCCGGGCCCTGATCAGAGACCCCCGAGTGCTCATCCTGGATGACGCCACCAGCTCTCTTGACATGGAGAGTCAGCAGCAG GTGGAGAGGGAAATCTACGAGAGTCCGTCTCGCGCCAGCCGCTCCGTCCTGCTAATCTCCCACCGCCTCCGCACGGTGGAACGAGCCGACTGCATCCTGGTGATGGAAGAGGGGCAGATCCAGGAGCAGGGGACCCACCAGCAACTCTTGAGGAAGCGGGGCGCCTACTGGCAGCTGCTGCAGACTCAGCAGAACGGGGCGGAGGGGCAGCGCCAGCAGTCCAGAGAGTGGGCGTccgtggctgacgctctctccccttccttgtaG
- the LOC132571122 gene encoding proteasome subunit beta type-8-like yields MALEAVCGLPGRREWGAPGSGGALLGLQPGGVAHYAFGAQEEARIAVPPGRQPSEFLQSLREGSGDGHRLELAHGTTTLAFTFQHGVIVATDSRASAGNYIADLLYNKVIEINPYLLGTMSGSAADCQYWERLLAKHCRLYYLRNKERISVSAASKLLANMPSEYRGMGLSVGSMLCGWDKKGPGLYYIDDNGVRLSGPLFSTGSGKPYAYGVLDSGYRPDLSVEDAYDLGRRAISYATHRDSYSGGVVNMYHMKEDGWIRVGRTDVAMLLDQYAEAKK; encoded by the exons ATGGCGCTGGAGGCGGTGTGCGGGCTGCCCGGGCGGCGGGAGTGGGGCGCGCCGGGCTCCGGAGGGGCTCTTCTGGGGCTGCAGCCGGGCGGAGTGGCGCATTACGCCTTCGGGGCGCAGGAGGAGGCGCGCATCGCGGTGCCCCCCGGCAGGCAG ccctcTGAGTTCCTGCAGTCTCTCCGTGAGGGCAGCGGAGATGGGCACCGGCTCGAGCTGGCCCACGGCACCACCACCCTGGCCTTCACTTTCCAGCACGGGGTCATCGTGGCCACCGACTCCCGGGCTTCAGCAGGCAACTATATCG CTGATCTGCTTTACAACAAAGTGATCGAGATCAACCCCTACCTCCTGGGGACCATGTCCGGAAGTGCAGCTGACTGCCAGTACTGGGAGCGACTCCTGGCCAAACACTGCAG GCTGTATTACCTGCGCAACAAGGAACGGATCAGCGTCTCGGCGGCCTCCAAGCTCCTGGCGAACATGCCCTCTGAGTACCGGGGGATGGGCCTCTCCGTGGGCAGCATGCTCTGCGGCTGGGACAAAAAG GGTCCTGGCCTTTACTATATAGATGACAACGGGGTACGCCTGTCGGGCCCCCTCTTTTCCACGGGAAGTGGAAAGCCTTATGCTTACGGGGTGCTGGACAGCGGATACCGCCCTGACCTCAGCGTGGAAGACGCCTACGACCTGGGCAGGCGGGCCATCTCTTACGCCACCCACCGTGACTCGTACTCTGGAGGGGTGGTGAACA TGTATCACATGAAGGAAGACGGCTGGATCCGGGTTGGGCGCACTGATGTCGCCATGCTGCTCGACCAGTACGCAGAGGCCAAGAAATGA